Proteins from a single region of Rhipicephalus sanguineus isolate Rsan-2018 chromosome 5, BIME_Rsan_1.4, whole genome shotgun sequence:
- the LOC119394872 gene encoding endothelin-converting enzyme 1 — protein sequence MTMVPSLVDPRPDTDLVYVVMEQLDYITGPYLSTSEWLLVLNKHLPVELGPNDEIFVMNKRLLRLLGVLVGNLEDTKNLLAYVTWHVTRHLASVTSYPLSRAQFADGPGADANTLGYMMGRCYMDADTAMPFAFAHVFNRRWLPSDSARHARSVLDNIRTVANKSMASLTWMDDDTKSGALEKLATLRAIVGNLEHDSEEGSLRRLYPYVPKLSGSYLDMALAFRSAALRHAKRFLRVNESSMPSSSDEVSVPLTLVNAFYLPVYHVMVIPAAILYPPFYVAGYPASYNYGSLGHVVGHEMTHAFDPDLGLYGRDGLRHNWWTPASQEMFTGKLRCLRRLYNEIPWSGGANFGEHALSENFADSGGMIKAYKAYRESAQERSAVPPGLSKFSDEQLFFVSSCFKWCASEEKQNPGRYSPPRLRCNVPLLNMPEFAQAFECGAGKAMNPVSHCDTM from the exons ATGACAATGGTGCCCTCTCTGGTGGATCCACGACCCGACACCGACCTAGTGTACGTGGTCATGGAGCAGCTGGATTACATCACGGGGCCTTACCTGTCCACTTCTGAGTGGCTGCTA GTCCTGAACAAGCATTTGCCTGTGGAACTAGGACCTAATGACGAGATTTTCGTCATGAACAAGCGGCTACTGCGCCTCCTGGGGGTACTCGTCGGCAACCTGGAGGACACCAAGAATCTGCTCGCCTACGTCACCTGGCACGTGACGCGGCATCTCGCGAGCGTCACTTCGTATCCGCTGTCGCGCGCCCAGTTCGCCGACGGGCCCGGCGCCGACGCGAACACGCTGGGCTACATGATGGGTCGCTGCTACATGGACGCCGACACGGCGATGCCATTCGCCTTCGCGCACGTCTTCAACCGGCGCTGGCTTCCCTCGGACTCAGCGCGGCACGCGAGAAGCGTATTGGACAACATTCGTACCGTGGCCAACAAGAGCATGGCCTCGCTGACCTGGATGGACGACGACACCAAGAGTGGCGCGCTCGAAAAGCTGGCCACCCTGCGCGCTATCGTGGGGAACCTGGAGCACGACTCCGAAGAAGGCTCCCTGCGACGCCTCTACCCTTACGTACCCAAACTGAGCGGTTCGTACCTGGACATGGCGCTCGCGTTTCGCTCGGCGGCGCTGCGCCACGCCAAGAGGTTCCTTCGGGTCAACGAGTCCTCGATGCCGTCGTCCTCTGACGAGGTCAGCGTGCCGCTGACGCTCGTCAACGCGTTCTACTTGCCCGTGTACCACGTGATGGTCATCCCGGCCGCCATACTGTACCCGCCGTTTTACGTGGCGGGCTACCCGGCGTCCTACAACTACGGCAGCCTGGGCCACGTCGTGGGCCACGAGATGACGCACGCCTTCGACCCGGACCTGGGGCTGTATGGTCGCGACGGCCTCCGGCACAACTGGTGGACACCTGCCTCCCAAGAGATGTTCACGGGCAAGTTGAGGTGCCTGCGCCGCCTCTACAACGAGATCCCTTGGTCAGGAGGCGCCAACTTCGGAGAGCACGCGCTCTCTGAGAACTTCGCCGATAGCGGCGGCATGATCAAGGCCTACAAGGCgtaccgggagagcgcccaggaGCGCTCAGCGGTGCCCCCGGGACTCTCTAAATTCAGCGATGAGCAGCTGTTCTTCGTGAGCAGCTGCTTCAAGTGGTGCGCCAGCGAGGAGAAGCAGAACCCCGGACGATACTCGCCTCCTCGCCTTCGCTGCAACGTACCCTTACTCAACATGCCGGAGTTTGCGCAGGCGTTTGAATGCGGCGCGGGCAAGGCTATGAATCCGGTTAGTCACTGCGACACAATGTGA